The following coding sequences lie in one Yoonia sp. G8-12 genomic window:
- a CDS encoding SDR family oxidoreductase — translation MDLGIKGKRALVCASSKGLGRGCAEALAEAGVNLVMNARGAEALEAAAAEIRSKYGVDVVTVAADVATQDGRDALLKEAQGVDILVNNAGGPPPGLWSDWDRDDFIAALDANMLAPIALMKALMPGMIDKGWGRVVNITSGSVKAPIPQLGLSNSARAGLTGYAAGTARQVAEFGVNINNMLPGIHATDRAVSLDTGVAKAQGIDIDAAKAQRQATIPARRYGTAAEFGAMCAFLCSNHAGFIVGQNIVLDGGAINATI, via the coding sequence ATGGATCTTGGGATCAAAGGAAAGCGCGCGCTGGTTTGTGCATCATCAAAGGGTTTGGGGCGCGGGTGCGCCGAAGCCTTGGCAGAGGCGGGCGTCAATCTTGTCATGAACGCGCGCGGCGCCGAGGCGCTTGAAGCGGCAGCAGCAGAGATCCGCAGCAAATACGGCGTTGATGTCGTGACCGTTGCGGCAGATGTAGCGACGCAAGACGGCCGCGATGCGCTGCTCAAAGAGGCGCAGGGCGTTGATATTCTGGTCAATAATGCCGGTGGTCCACCTCCGGGTCTGTGGTCTGATTGGGACCGCGATGATTTCATCGCAGCCCTTGATGCCAATATGCTGGCCCCCATTGCGCTGATGAAGGCGCTGATGCCCGGCATGATCGACAAGGGCTGGGGCCGTGTCGTGAACATCACTTCGGGTTCTGTGAAGGCGCCGATCCCGCAACTGGGCCTGTCGAATTCTGCGCGTGCGGGTCTGACCGGCTATGCAGCGGGTACCGCGCGTCAGGTGGCCGAGTTTGGTGTGAACATCAACAACATGCTGCCGGGCATTCACGCGACGGACCGCGCAGTGAGCCTCGATACCGGTGTGGCCAAGGCGCAGGGCATTGATATTGATGCCGCCAAAGCCCAGCGTCAGGCGACAATTCCCGCCCGCCGTTATGGCACGGCCGCAGAATTCGGCGCAATGTGCGCGTTCCTGTGCTCGAACCACGCGGGCTTTATCGTCGGACAGAATATTGTTCTGGACGGTGGCGCGATCAACGCGACCATCTGA
- a CDS encoding ABC transporter ATP-binding protein translates to MQAPRLEIKNIVKNFGGRRVVDDVSLTVMPGQVTCLLGPSGCGKSTTLRIIAGVEKQDGGAIHVDGNMVCDGDFTLPPEQRHIGLMFQDFALFPHLTVAQNVAFGLKGGKVTDRVHELLAKVGMGAHIDDYPHQLSGGEQQRIALARALAPRPRIMLMDEPFSGLDDRLRDDIRDETLEVLKSEGTAVLLVTHEPGEAMRMADEIALMRNGKIVQRGAPYNIYNTPKDKAAAAFFSDINVLKGRVEGALTDTPFGQFLAPGVPDGTEVDIVIRPQHLKIDFDRAGRGPNPTVEDGTAARGVVERARFMGASSLVEFRMDFDGSILKAIVPSVFLPKPGMPLWLMIRRDRCFVFPRTGG, encoded by the coding sequence ATGCAAGCCCCCCGCCTTGAGATCAAAAACATTGTCAAAAACTTTGGCGGTCGCCGTGTTGTTGATGATGTAAGCCTGACAGTGATGCCGGGGCAGGTGACCTGTCTGCTGGGTCCGTCTGGTTGCGGCAAATCAACCACATTGCGCATTATCGCAGGGGTCGAAAAACAAGACGGCGGCGCGATCCATGTGGATGGCAATATGGTCTGTGATGGTGATTTCACGCTGCCCCCCGAGCAGCGGCATATCGGCCTGATGTTTCAGGACTTTGCCCTTTTTCCTCACCTGACGGTCGCGCAGAACGTAGCGTTCGGGCTCAAAGGCGGGAAAGTAACCGACCGCGTGCATGAATTGCTGGCCAAGGTCGGCATGGGCGCGCATATCGACGATTATCCCCATCAGCTCTCGGGCGGTGAACAGCAGCGGATCGCACTGGCCCGTGCGCTGGCACCACGCCCGCGCATCATGCTGATGGATGAGCCGTTTTCTGGTCTTGATGACCGTCTGCGCGATGATATCCGTGACGAAACGCTGGAAGTGCTCAAAAGCGAAGGGACCGCCGTATTGCTGGTCACACATGAGCCGGGCGAGGCGATGCGCATGGCCGATGAAATCGCGCTGATGCGCAATGGCAAGATCGTGCAGCGGGGCGCGCCCTATAACATCTACAACACGCCGAAAGATAAGGCTGCGGCGGCTTTCTTTAGTGATATCAACGTATTGAAGGGCCGTGTTGAAGGGGCGCTGACGGACACGCCCTTTGGCCAATTCCTTGCCCCTGGCGTGCCTGACGGGACCGAGGTGGATATCGTGATCCGCCCCCAGCACCTTAAAATCGACTTTGATCGCGCCGGACGCGGCCCGAACCCGACAGTGGAAGATGGCACCGCCGCGCGCGGCGTGGTGGAACGGGCGCGGTTCATGGGCGCCTCCAGCCTTGTGGAATTCCGCATGGATTTTGACGGCTCGATCCTGAAGGCCATCGTGCCGTCGGTGTTCCTGCCCAAACCCGGCATGCCGCTGTGGCTGATGATCCGGCGTGACAGGTGTTTTGTGTTTCCGCGCACAGGCGGCTAG
- a CDS encoding ribonuclease J, translating into MSDRLIYLPLGGAGEIGMNAYVYGYGKPGKERLIVVDLGVTFPDMDGTPGVDLILPDIAWLKARKAQIEGIFITHAHEDHVGAIGHYWEQLGAPVYARPFTANIARRKLDEHGHPESVVKVVGVYPEMIKCGPLTVSYLPISHSIPESAGLLIDTPEGRVLHSGDFKIDENPVVGDPWNEALWEEVSKDGVKALICDSTNVFSRDPGRSESSIGDAIADMMKEAKGMVVATTFASNIARLKTLAIAAQKADRSVVLLGRAMRRMVEAATEVGILKGFPPVVSPEDALQMPRENVMLLVTGSQGERRAASAQLAQGNYMGIKLKDGDTFLFSSKTIPGNERGVIRIMNQLSELGVDVIDDAGGKYHVSGHANRPDLARLHQITKPQTLIPMHGEHRHLREHVKLGAESGLSGIVAVNGMMIDLSGNQPTVAEYIDTGRTYLDGTVQVGAMDGIVRDRIRMAMNGHLIVTLIIDENDEPLGDPWVEIMGLAETGRNNAALVDVVEEDLSQFVNRANAKTLRDDVKLEKELKTIARKSAQGEIGKKPEVTVIVSRLG; encoded by the coding sequence ATGAGCGACCGCCTGATCTATCTACCCCTCGGAGGTGCCGGTGAAATCGGCATGAACGCCTATGTCTACGGGTATGGCAAGCCGGGCAAAGAGCGGTTGATCGTTGTTGATCTGGGCGTGACCTTTCCTGATATGGACGGAACACCGGGGGTCGATCTGATCCTGCCCGATATCGCTTGGCTCAAGGCACGCAAAGCGCAGATCGAAGGGATCTTCATCACCCACGCGCACGAAGACCACGTCGGCGCCATCGGGCATTATTGGGAGCAGTTGGGCGCGCCTGTCTACGCACGCCCTTTCACGGCCAATATCGCGCGGCGCAAGCTGGATGAACACGGGCATCCTGAATCAGTGGTAAAGGTCGTGGGTGTCTACCCCGAGATGATCAAGTGTGGACCGTTGACGGTGTCCTACCTGCCGATCAGCCACTCGATCCCCGAAAGTGCCGGTCTTTTGATCGACACGCCGGAAGGCCGTGTTTTGCACTCGGGCGATTTCAAAATTGACGAAAACCCTGTTGTGGGTGATCCGTGGAACGAAGCGCTTTGGGAAGAAGTGTCAAAGGACGGCGTCAAGGCGCTGATCTGTGACAGCACAAACGTGTTTTCGCGTGATCCGGGGCGGTCCGAGTCCTCGATCGGGGACGCGATTGCCGACATGATGAAAGAGGCAAAAGGGATGGTTGTCGCGACCACCTTTGCCTCGAACATCGCGCGTCTGAAAACGCTGGCGATTGCAGCACAAAAGGCCGACCGTTCGGTCGTGCTTTTGGGCCGCGCGATGCGGCGCATGGTGGAAGCGGCAACAGAAGTGGGGATCCTCAAGGGGTTCCCGCCTGTCGTGTCGCCCGAAGACGCGCTGCAAATGCCGCGTGAGAACGTGATGTTGTTGGTCACTGGCAGCCAAGGCGAACGCCGCGCGGCCAGCGCGCAACTGGCGCAGGGCAACTATATGGGGATCAAGCTGAAGGACGGGGATACGTTCCTGTTTTCCTCAAAAACCATCCCCGGGAACGAACGCGGTGTGATCCGGATCATGAACCAATTGTCCGAACTGGGCGTTGACGTGATCGACGACGCGGGCGGTAAATACCACGTCTCCGGCCACGCCAACCGCCCTGATCTGGCGCGTTTGCACCAGATTACCAAACCCCAAACCCTGATCCCGATGCACGGCGAACACCGCCACCTGCGCGAGCATGTAAAGCTTGGCGCCGAAAGCGGGCTGTCGGGGATCGTGGCGGTGAACGGGATGATGATCGACCTGTCAGGCAATCAACCGACCGTGGCCGAGTATATCGACACAGGCCGCACATATCTGGATGGCACCGTGCAAGTGGGCGCGATGGACGGCATCGTGCGCGACCGTATCCGCATGGCAATGAACGGGCATCTGATCGTCACGCTGATCATTGACGAAAATGACGAACCTTTGGGCGATCCTTGGGTCGAAATCATGGGGTTGGCCGAAACAGGGCGCAACAATGCCGCGCTCGTTGATGTTGTCGAAGAAGACCTGAGTCAGTTCGTGAACCGCGCCAACGCCAAAACGCTGCGCGATGATGTAAAGCTGGAAAAAGAGCTCAAGACGATTGCACGGAAGTCCGCCCAAGGCGAGATTGGCAAGAAGCCTGAGGTGACGGTGATTGTGTCGCGGTTGGGGTGA
- the speB gene encoding agmatinase: MANHGYEGGRLNLPFVGICTFGKFPYVADWDAINADVAVMGAPFDAGTQWRSGARMGPRAIREASTLFSFGHAGAYDHEDDITYLDPGEVTIVDIGDADIVHTDTVQSHANIEFGVRKILAAGAIPVVLGGDHSVNIPCINAFDDQGPIHVVQIDAHLDFVDERHGVRFGHGNPMRRAAEKDYVTGLSQIGIRNVSSTAKDGYEDARKMGSDIQSVRQFRAMGVGAMLERIPADVQYYVTVDIDAFDPSIAPGTGTPSHGGFIYYEVLELLAGLAKRGKIVGLDLVEVAPDYDHSGSTSTLAAQLLMNVIGRILHAKKT, from the coding sequence ATGGCAAATCATGGCTATGAAGGCGGGCGGCTGAATTTGCCGTTTGTGGGCATCTGCACCTTTGGAAAATTCCCCTACGTCGCCGATTGGGACGCGATCAATGCCGATGTTGCGGTCATGGGCGCGCCGTTTGATGCCGGAACACAGTGGCGGTCAGGTGCGCGCATGGGGCCGCGTGCGATCCGCGAGGCCTCGACCCTGTTTTCCTTTGGCCATGCGGGGGCCTACGACCATGAGGATGACATCACCTATCTCGACCCAGGCGAGGTGACGATCGTGGATATCGGGGACGCGGATATCGTGCATACCGATACAGTGCAAAGCCATGCGAATATTGAATTCGGCGTGCGCAAAATCCTTGCTGCCGGTGCGATTCCTGTGGTGCTGGGCGGCGATCATTCGGTGAATATCCCCTGCATCAACGCTTTTGACGATCAAGGGCCGATCCATGTGGTCCAGATTGATGCCCATCTTGATTTCGTGGATGAACGCCACGGCGTGCGCTTTGGACACGGCAATCCGATGCGTCGCGCGGCCGAGAAGGATTATGTCACGGGGCTAAGCCAGATCGGTATTCGCAACGTATCCTCTACCGCCAAAGACGGCTATGAGGACGCGCGCAAAATGGGGTCGGATATTCAGTCGGTGCGCCAGTTTCGTGCGATGGGGGTTGGTGCAATGTTGGAACGCATCCCTGCGGACGTGCAGTACTACGTGACTGTTGATATCGACGCCTTTGATCCGTCCATCGCACCGGGCACAGGCACGCCAAGCCACGGCGGATTCATCTACTACGAAGTGCTGGAATTGCTCGCAGGTCTGGCGAAACGCGGCAAAATCGTGGGGCTGGATCTGGTCGAAGTGGCCCCTGATTACGATCACAGCGGGTCCACATCGACGCTGGCGGCGCAGTTGTTGATGAATGTCATCGGGCGGATATTGCACGCAAAAAAGACCTGA
- a CDS encoding type III pantothenate kinase: MLLAIDCGNTNTVFSIWDGIDFIATWRTSTEWQRTADQYYVWLSTLMRFQNVDVMIDEVIVSSTVPRVVFNLRVFADRYYNCRPLVVGKPDCLLPTAPRVDAGTQVGPDRLVNTAGAFDRHGGNLIVVDFGTATTFDVVAEDGAYIGGVIAPGVNLSLEALHNAAAALPHVDITQPQRVIGTNTVACMQSGVFWGYIGLVREICARIKAERDVPMQVIATGGLAPLFQQAEALFDAFEDDLTMHGLTVIHKHNKDNA; this comes from the coding sequence ATGCTTCTCGCGATTGATTGCGGCAACACCAATACGGTGTTTTCCATTTGGGACGGCATCGATTTCATTGCCACATGGCGCACCAGCACCGAATGGCAGCGCACGGCGGATCAGTATTATGTCTGGCTGTCCACGCTGATGCGGTTTCAGAACGTCGATGTGATGATCGACGAAGTGATCGTCAGCTCCACCGTGCCGCGTGTTGTGTTCAACCTGCGGGTCTTTGCGGACCGGTATTATAATTGCCGCCCGCTTGTGGTGGGTAAGCCCGATTGTTTGTTGCCGACAGCACCGCGCGTGGATGCGGGCACACAAGTGGGGCCGGACCGTTTGGTGAATACGGCAGGGGCCTTTGACCGGCATGGGGGCAATCTGATTGTCGTGGATTTTGGCACCGCGACGACCTTTGATGTGGTTGCCGAAGATGGCGCCTATATTGGCGGCGTGATCGCACCGGGTGTGAACCTGTCGCTTGAGGCGCTGCACAACGCCGCAGCAGCGCTGCCCCATGTGGATATTACCCAACCGCAGCGCGTGATTGGCACCAATACTGTGGCCTGTATGCAATCAGGCGTCTTTTGGGGTTACATCGGGCTGGTGCGTGAGATATGCGCGCGGATCAAAGCAGAACGTGATGTGCCGATGCAGGTCATCGCCACGGGTGGTTTGGCCCCATTGTTCCAACAGGCAGAAGCCCTGTTTGACGCGTTCGAAGACGATCTGACGATGCACGGACTGACCGTCATCCATAAACACAATAAGGACAACGCATGA
- a CDS encoding biotin--[acetyl-CoA-carboxylase] ligase encodes MSTNPSGHGPWPEGYARVVLDTVDSTMAEAARRARDIERPTWIMATTQTAARGRRGRKWVVPEGNLNATLIFRPEATAAEAAKRSFLAANALYQALAIYISADELALKWPNDVLLSGGKVAGILLESSGQGPYVDWLSIGIGVNLRHIPDGVDDANFAPTSLLAAGGEDVSPKDFLSTLADAYATQEAKLARLGFDRIREDWLSKAARLGEVITARTGREDVTGTFDSIDHDGNLVLITGTGPRAISAADVFF; translated from the coding sequence TTGTCAACTAACCCATCAGGGCATGGGCCGTGGCCCGAGGGTTACGCCCGCGTCGTGCTGGATACTGTTGACAGCACAATGGCCGAGGCTGCCCGGCGTGCGCGTGATATCGAGCGCCCCACATGGATCATGGCCACGACGCAGACAGCGGCGCGCGGCAGGCGCGGGCGCAAATGGGTGGTGCCCGAAGGCAACCTGAACGCCACGCTGATCTTTCGTCCCGAGGCGACTGCGGCAGAGGCTGCAAAGCGGTCCTTCTTGGCGGCCAACGCGCTTTATCAGGCGCTGGCGATCTATATCTCGGCTGATGAACTTGCATTGAAATGGCCTAACGACGTGTTGCTGTCAGGCGGCAAGGTGGCGGGTATCTTGCTGGAAAGCAGCGGGCAGGGGCCTTACGTTGACTGGTTGTCGATCGGGATTGGTGTGAACCTGCGGCATATACCCGACGGCGTGGATGACGCCAATTTCGCGCCAACGAGTTTGCTCGCGGCTGGCGGCGAGGATGTATCGCCCAAAGATTTTCTATCAACCCTCGCAGATGCCTACGCCACGCAAGAGGCCAAGCTGGCGCGCCTTGGCTTTGACCGGATCCGCGAGGATTGGTTGTCCAAGGCCGCGCGACTGGGCGAGGTGATTACCGCGCGCACAGGCCGCGAAGACGTCACCGGTACTTTCGACAGCATCGACCATGACGGCAACCTTGTGCTGATCACAGGCACCGGGCCGCGTGCAATATCGGCGGCTGACGTATTTTTCTGA
- a CDS encoding peptide chain release factor 3 → MTNRPDLPPEIARRRTFAIISHPDAGKTTLTEKFLLYGGAIQMAGQVRAKGEARRTRSDFMQMEKDRGISVSASAMSFDFEKYRFNLVDTPGHSDFSEDTYRTLTAVDAAVMVIDGAKGVESQTQKLFEVCRLRDLPILTFCNKMDRESRDTFDIIDEIQENLAIDVSPASWPIGVGREFIGCYDILRDKLELMDRADRNKVAESIQISGLDDPKLAEHVPVHLLEKFLEEIEMAKELLPKLDPEALLNGSMTPIWFGSAMNSFGVKELMDGLATYGPEPQVQSAQPRNIAPEEKNVTGFVFKVQANMDPKHRDRVAFVRLASGHFERGMKLTHVRSKKQMAITNPVLFLAADRELAEEAWAGDIIGIPNHGQLRIGDTLTEGEAIRVSGIPSFAPELLQTCRAGDPMKAKHLEKALMQFAEEGAAKVFKPTFGSGFIVGVVGALQFEVLASRIELEYGLPVRFEASQFTSARWVAGDQTAVDKFIAANKQHIATDNDGDTVYLTRLQWDIDRVGRDYPDVTLTATKEMMV, encoded by the coding sequence ATGACAAATCGCCCTGACCTTCCCCCTGAAATCGCCCGCCGCCGGACCTTTGCGATCATTTCGCATCCCGACGCTGGCAAGACGACGCTGACGGAAAAGTTCCTGCTTTATGGTGGCGCTATTCAGATGGCCGGACAGGTGCGCGCCAAGGGCGAAGCACGGCGGACGCGGTCGGATTTCATGCAGATGGAAAAGGACCGGGGCATCTCTGTGTCCGCGTCGGCCATGTCGTTTGATTTCGAAAAGTACCGGTTCAACCTTGTTGATACCCCCGGTCACTCGGATTTTTCCGAAGATACCTATCGCACGCTGACCGCCGTGGATGCGGCCGTAATGGTGATCGACGGGGCCAAGGGTGTGGAAAGCCAGACCCAGAAACTGTTCGAGGTCTGCCGTCTGCGCGACCTTCCCATCTTGACGTTTTGCAACAAGATGGACCGCGAAAGCCGCGATACATTCGATATCATTGACGAAATCCAAGAAAACCTTGCGATTGATGTATCACCCGCATCCTGGCCCATCGGCGTCGGGCGCGAATTCATCGGGTGCTATGATATTTTGCGCGACAAGCTGGAATTGATGGACCGCGCGGATCGCAACAAGGTGGCCGAAAGCATCCAGATCAGCGGCTTGGATGATCCCAAACTGGCCGAACATGTGCCTGTGCATCTGCTTGAAAAGTTCCTTGAAGAGATCGAGATGGCCAAGGAATTGCTGCCAAAGCTTGATCCAGAGGCGCTCCTCAACGGCTCGATGACGCCGATCTGGTTCGGCTCTGCGATGAACTCATTCGGGGTCAAGGAACTGATGGACGGTCTGGCCACCTATGGCCCTGAGCCACAGGTGCAATCCGCGCAGCCGCGCAACATCGCGCCCGAGGAAAAGAACGTCACGGGTTTCGTGTTCAAAGTGCAGGCCAACATGGACCCCAAGCACCGCGACCGCGTGGCGTTTGTGCGTCTTGCATCGGGCCATTTCGAACGCGGCATGAAGCTGACCCATGTGCGCTCCAAAAAACAGATGGCGATCACAAACCCCGTGCTGTTTCTTGCCGCCGACCGCGAATTGGCCGAAGAGGCATGGGCCGGCGACATTATCGGCATTCCCAACCACGGGCAGTTGCGCATCGGTGACACCCTGACCGAAGGCGAAGCGATCCGTGTCTCGGGCATCCCGTCTTTCGCCCCTGAACTGCTGCAAACCTGCCGCGCGGGCGATCCGATGAAGGCCAAGCACCTTGAAAAGGCGCTGATGCAGTTTGCCGAAGAAGGGGCGGCCAAAGTGTTCAAACCGACCTTTGGATCCGGCTTTATCGTGGGCGTCGTGGGGGCACTTCAATTCGAGGTGCTCGCCAGCCGGATCGAGCTGGAATACGGGCTTCCGGTCCGGTTCGAGGCGTCGCAATTCACCTCGGCGCGCTGGGTGGCTGGCGATCAGACAGCGGTGGATAAATTCATCGCGGCCAACAAACAGCATATCGCCACAGATAACGATGGCGACACGGTGTACCTGACACGCCTGCAATGGGACATCGACCGCGTCGGGCGGGATTATCCGGATGTCACACTAACGGCAACAAAAGAGATGATGGTCTAG
- a CDS encoding DEAD/DEAH box helicase: protein MTKFSDLNLAPKVLKAVVETGYDTPTPIQAGAIAPALEGRDVLGIAQTGTGKTAAFTLPMITLLGRGRARARMPRSLVLAPTRELAAQVAENFDTYAKYTKLTRALLIGGTSFKDQDKIIDKGVDVLIATPGRLLDHLERGKLILTDVKIMVVDEADRMLDMGFIPDIEEIFKRTPFTRQTLFFSATMAPEIERITNTFLSNPAKIEVARAATTNVNIKQGVVMFKGSSKPKEPTEKRDLLRKLIDAEGEACTNAIIFCNRKSDVDIVAKSLNKHGYQAAPIHGDLDQSHRTKTLDKFRDNDLRILVASDVAARGLDIPAVTHVFNFDVPSHAEDYVHRIGRTGRAGRTGTAIMICTPRDEKNLEDVERLVNQPIPRLDVPGGKPAPTPAPAEAARETTEEKPKRTRSRSRKADPKPDAPKAEERKADPAPAPAARAEEAPREQKPREDRNRGGRGRGQDRRDNGPKVVGMGEDTPAFIAMSFAERAKSE, encoded by the coding sequence ATGACCAAGTTTTCTGATTTGAACCTTGCCCCCAAGGTTCTCAAGGCTGTAGTCGAAACCGGCTACGACACCCCCACACCCATTCAGGCCGGCGCGATCGCCCCTGCCCTTGAAGGCCGCGACGTATTGGGCATTGCCCAGACCGGCACCGGTAAAACCGCCGCCTTCACCCTGCCGATGATCACGCTTCTGGGCCGTGGCCGTGCCCGTGCACGGATGCCGCGCTCACTTGTGCTGGCACCCACGCGCGAACTCGCCGCCCAGGTGGCCGAAAACTTCGACACCTACGCAAAGTATACCAAGCTGACGCGCGCCCTGCTGATTGGCGGCACCAGCTTTAAGGACCAGGACAAGATTATCGACAAAGGCGTCGATGTGCTGATCGCGACGCCCGGTCGCCTGCTTGATCACCTTGAGCGCGGCAAACTGATCCTGACGGACGTGAAGATCATGGTGGTGGATGAGGCCGACCGCATGCTCGACATGGGGTTCATTCCCGATATCGAAGAGATCTTCAAACGCACGCCGTTCACCCGTCAGACGCTGTTTTTCAGCGCCACAATGGCGCCCGAGATCGAGCGGATCACCAATACCTTCCTGTCGAACCCCGCCAAGATCGAAGTGGCCCGTGCGGCCACCACGAACGTCAACATCAAGCAAGGTGTTGTCATGTTCAAAGGATCGTCCAAACCCAAAGAGCCCACAGAAAAGCGTGATCTGCTGCGCAAGCTGATCGACGCCGAGGGCGAGGCCTGCACCAACGCGATCATCTTCTGCAATCGCAAGTCGGATGTCGATATCGTCGCCAAGTCCCTGAATAAACACGGCTATCAGGCCGCCCCGATCCACGGTGATCTGGACCAGAGCCACCGGACCAAGACACTGGATAAATTCCGCGACAATGACCTGCGCATTCTTGTGGCCTCTGACGTGGCCGCGCGTGGTCTCGATATTCCTGCGGTGACACACGTGTTCAACTTCGACGTCCCCAGCCACGCCGAGGATTACGTGCACCGGATCGGCCGCACCGGTCGCGCGGGCCGTACCGGTACGGCGATCATGATCTGCACGCCACGCGACGAGAAGAACCTCGAAGATGTGGAGCGTCTGGTAAACCAGCCAATCCCGCGCCTTGACGTACCGGGTGGCAAACCGGCGCCGACACCCGCACCAGCCGAGGCTGCGCGCGAAACGACTGAGGAAAAACCCAAGCGCACCCGCAGCCGGAGCCGCAAGGCAGATCCCAAACCGGACGCGCCCAAGGCTGAAGAACGCAAAGCCGACCCAGCACCTGCACCAGCTGCGCGCGCAGAAGAGGCCCCGCGCGAACAAAAGCCACGCGAAGACCGCAACCGCGGCGGCCGCGGACGCGGGCAAGACCGGCGCGATAACGGGCCGAAGGTTGTTGGCATGGGTGAGGACACGCCAGCGTTTATTGCCATGAGCTTTGCCGAGCGAGCGAAAAGTGAATAG
- a CDS encoding Hint domain-containing protein yields MNQRPITVDIFPAAKVIASDGVTKGDTLSFADELVMDDVFRIDADATLVPLNLVTENNALRRADAAGNIVHLDSCLTLMAPEGDTHEALILVEVEDDSVAEIFLLPLGELRPAVDYRLVGLARHTATRRFAEAASGSFGRGTRITMHDGHMRPIETLAAGDMVLTRDAGKQPIRHIGQATMRASGSFAPVVITKGALHNDADLVVRPDHRLFIYQRQDHFGAGRAEVLIKARHLVDHKTVLRRRGGFVDYFQLIFDEHHIIYAEGIAAESHLISAQTRHGLPPGISSPDHAHRPHLDYEVKNSLIPPRQAVSLLRKASTR; encoded by the coding sequence ATGAACCAGCGCCCAATCACTGTCGATATCTTCCCCGCGGCCAAGGTGATCGCCAGCGATGGCGTGACCAAAGGCGATACGCTCTCGTTCGCCGACGAACTGGTTATGGATGATGTTTTTCGGATTGACGCGGATGCCACATTGGTGCCGCTCAACCTCGTGACAGAAAACAACGCACTGCGCCGCGCGGATGCCGCTGGCAATATCGTGCATCTGGATAGTTGCCTGACGCTGATGGCCCCAGAAGGCGACACCCATGAGGCCCTGATTCTGGTCGAGGTCGAAGACGACAGCGTGGCCGAGATTTTCCTGCTCCCGCTGGGCGAACTGCGGCCTGCGGTTGACTACCGCCTTGTCGGTCTGGCGCGTCACACAGCAACGCGCCGCTTTGCTGAGGCCGCCAGCGGATCGTTCGGGCGTGGCACGCGCATCACCATGCATGACGGACACATGCGCCCGATTGAAACGCTGGCCGCCGGGGATATGGTCCTGACCCGCGACGCAGGAAAACAACCGATCCGCCATATCGGGCAGGCTACGATGCGCGCCTCGGGTAGCTTTGCGCCGGTTGTGATCACCAAGGGGGCGTTGCACAACGACGCCGATCTGGTGGTGCGCCCCGATCACCGCCTTTTCATCTATCAACGACAGGACCATTTCGGTGCTGGCCGCGCCGAGGTTCTGATCAAAGCGCGGCATCTGGTGGATCACAAGACAGTGCTGCGGCGACGCGGCGGGTTCGTGGACTACTTTCAGCTGATCTTTGACGAACACCACATCATCTATGCCGAAGGGATCGCGGCCGAGTCGCACCTGATCAGCGCGCAGACGCGGCACGGCCTGCCACCGGGGATATCATCGCCCGATCACGCACATCGGCCGCATCTGGATTACGAGGTCAAGAACAGCCTGATCCCGCCACGCCAAGCGGTGTCTTTACTGCGCAAGGCGTCAACGCGCTAA